One genomic segment of Phyllopteryx taeniolatus isolate TA_2022b chromosome 12, UOR_Ptae_1.2, whole genome shotgun sequence includes these proteins:
- the LOC133486577 gene encoding protein lifeguard 3-like, giving the protein MTSKLDNPPPYEDALQHPKYEPYHLQHGSADPLPPSYSPGPDMYAGPPGYWSQAGMRAAPGLSPSGMPTTIPTLSAGVSAINPREMEGFLSSQWESTSVRHAFIRKVYLILAAQLTVTFSVVAIFTFVDPVKMFVIRYPGIYWASLVVYFMVYCILICCKEPRRRFPWNLVLLGVFTVALSYMSGTISSYYETKAVFLAMGITALVCVTATVFCFQTKVDFTSCGGFLCIAAILLLIIGTVTAIVLSFHYVPWLHMLYAAIGAIVYTLFLVYNTQLLIGNRELAISPEEYVYGALSLYIDIVHIFLFILQISGSAAE; this is encoded by the exons ATGACATCTAAATTAGATAATCCTCCACCCTATGAAGACGCACTGCAACATCCCAAGTACGAGCCCTACCACCTGCAGCATGGTTCAGCTGACCCGCTGCCTCCATCCTACAGTCCTGGCCCTGACATGTACGCCGGCCCTCCTGGCTACTGGAGCCAGGCCGGCATGCGGGCAGCGCCTGGCCTCTCTCCATCTGGGATGCCCACCACAATACCCACTCTGTCCGCCGGGGTGTCCGCAATCAACCCAA GAGAAATGGAGGGTTTTCTGAGCTCGCAGTGGGAGAGTACATCTGTTCGACATGCTTTCATCAGAAAG GTGTACTTAATTTTAGCAGCTCAGCTCACTGTTACCTTTTCGGTTGTGGCAATCTTTACATTTGT AGATCCTGTGAAGATGTTTGTCATCAGGTATCCTGGAATCTACTGGGCATCCCT GGTGGTTTACTTCATGGTTTACTGCATTCTCATCTGCTGTAAAGAGCCAAG GAGGCGCTTTCCATGGAATCTAGTGTTGCTGGGAGtattt ACTGTTGCCCTGTCTTACATGTCTGGAACAATCTCAAG CTATTACGAAACAAAAGCAGTCTTTCTTGCCATGGGAATAACAGCCTTAGTTTGTGTAACTGCCACAGTCTTCTGCTTTCAAACCAAG GTTGACTTCACTTCCTGTGGGGGATTTCTCTGTATTGCTGCCATTCTGCTCCTCATCATCGGGACTGTGACAGCTATCGTGCTCTCCTTCCACTAC GTGCCTTGGCTTCATATGCTCTATGCTGCCATTGGAGCCATCGTTTACACCTTG TTTTTAGTATACAACACGCAGCTTCTCATCGGAAACCGGGAGTTGGCGATAAGCCCAGAAGAGTACGTTTACGGAGCATTGTCTCTCTACATTGACATTGTTCACAttttcctcttcatcctccaaATTAGTGGTTCTGCTGCTGAATAA